The following coding sequences are from one Candidatus Acidiferrales bacterium window:
- a CDS encoding prolipoprotein diacylglyceryl transferase, with amino-acid sequence MYTSKFDSMMPFLHIGPFTLASFGLLVGIAMFVSYYVLARDVVRRGIRAPADLLVAVPCIAGLIGAKLYHVFEDPRLLFANPRELISQYGFAWFGGLIGGLAAFIWLAHHYRVPLLEIFDAASPAAALGYGIGRIGCLVSGDGDYGKPTSLPWGMSFPHGLVPTTQRVHPTPIYELIVAIFIFWYLWKLGGRQIRAFAERSAANAKKSAAKMNAKLSEKNAAAKNISASEPSGSGGVLKFLPHGEIFAHYLILTGLARFLVEFIRINPRHFFGLNSAWFPGLSNAQAASLASIVLGAALLWRLPRSSASAK; translated from the coding sequence ATGTATACTTCCAAATTCGATTCGATGATGCCGTTCCTCCATATCGGCCCGTTCACGCTGGCGAGCTTCGGCCTCCTCGTCGGCATCGCCATGTTTGTTTCGTATTATGTCCTCGCGCGCGACGTTGTCCGCCGCGGCATCCGCGCTCCCGCCGATTTGCTCGTCGCCGTGCCCTGCATCGCCGGACTTATCGGCGCGAAGCTCTATCACGTCTTCGAAGATCCGCGCCTTCTCTTCGCCAATCCTCGCGAACTCATCAGCCAGTATGGCTTCGCCTGGTTCGGCGGACTCATTGGCGGACTCGCCGCATTTATATGGCTCGCGCATCACTATCGCGTCCCGCTGCTCGAGATTTTCGATGCCGCTTCGCCCGCCGCCGCGCTCGGCTACGGCATCGGACGCATCGGCTGCCTCGTTTCCGGCGACGGCGATTACGGCAAGCCGACTTCTCTCCCTTGGGGCATGAGCTTTCCCCACGGCCTCGTCCCCACGACGCAGCGCGTTCATCCCACGCCGATCTACGAACTCATCGTCGCCATTTTTATTTTTTGGTATTTGTGGAAGCTCGGCGGAAGGCAGATTCGCGCCTTTGCCGAACGCAGCGCGGCGAACGCGAAAAAATCCGCCGCGAAAATGAACGCGAAGCTGAGCGAAAAGAATGCTGCGGCAAAAAATATCAGCGCGTCAGAACCGTCCGGCAGCGGAGGCGTTTTGAAATTCCTTCCTCATGGCGAAATTTTCGCGCACTATCTGATCCTCACCGGCCTCGCGCGTTTTCTCGTCGAATTCATCCGCATCAATCCGCGCCACTTCTTCGGACTCAATTCGGCTTGGTTTCCGGGCCTCAGCAATGCGCAAGCCGCCAGCCTCGCCTCCATCGTTCTCGGCGCCGCCCTCCTCTGGCGTCTCCCTCGGTCCTCCGCGAGCGCGAAATAG